A genomic stretch from Acidobacteriota bacterium includes:
- the mfd gene encoding transcription-repair coupling factor codes for MSLDFLLRTPEFADLARAVASPERPISVHGVIEPAKACVLACLAKTAGRPIVFIRAESAPLGQAEQDCRFYLPRLAPGAGLATLPPLSENPYFEVPPALDAVSSRMKLLRRLLAAPPALIVTSLGGLLKPVPGPEDLRGLFLDLEVGGEADHDALLETLARYGYTREDLIASPGEYAWRGGIVDVFSPWEANPFRIELDGTRVVSLREFDISTQRSLKRVDRLTVPGLREFPATPEFLDAWKSAAHRRSRGFARDLEARAAAFDRGDFGPSFAAQALLLADRFAPVTDYLRDPVFVVDNPEAVDGEWDGHVKELRDQCADLLADGVFALDPEAIFPPRLLQRVRREAVRFEELGAPARKKSYGFSFQPVPRFDNKIPFFLQYLKKLQAESDLCSIYLLNAGTRQRMATLLRESDIPVVETDSPFAVPPRDEVALLLGPLPGGFSYPREKLDFFAEKDIFTEEKVIVSRASRRPFLSQFQDLRAGDFVVHADYGIGVFRGLRRVEVEGQGREFIELHYRDGDKLLVPVENLNLVQKFSQAGAELPPLDKLGTNSWEKTRTRAKKAVEAVAKELVDLYAKRRAVKGHAFSSGGPWDEEFAKTFEYEETDDQLRSIREIRADMEGRASMDRLLCGDVGYGKTEVAMRAAFKAVMDGKQVAVLCPTTVLASQHLKTFRDRMVLFPVRVEALTRLQSPREQKALLEDCRKGFVDILIGTHRILSKDVGFKDLGLLIVDEEQRFGVGHKEKIKQFKATIDVLTLTATPIPRTLNMSLSGLRDISLIETPPRDRLAVHTVVTPFNAKLIAAAVRQEIGRGGQVYVIHNRIEDIDKVAEMVVKLVPQARVVAVHGQMAGPDLEKRMLDFVDRRYDVLVSTTIIENGIDIPLVNTLIVDRADLYGLAQLYQLRGRVGRSARQAYAYFLVPPYIELTPLARERLKALKEFSELGSGFRLAARDLEIRGAGNLLGHRQHGTMEAVGFEYYMQLLDQAIRGLKGEVVEETNPEINLKVDIHVPEDYLPQVNLRLNLYKRLAAVESLEEIEGIRAEIADRFGPVPGPIENLLRYGALKHLATRLRIRSIDRAERRLVIKFRPETPVDWARVTPLLKKHAGSLSPEGVMSLALRGTTERDLLDETVGVLKTLSN; via the coding sequence GATTTTCTCCTGCGCACGCCCGAATTCGCCGACTTGGCCCGGGCCGTCGCCTCGCCGGAGCGGCCGATATCGGTCCACGGCGTCATCGAGCCGGCCAAGGCCTGCGTCCTGGCCTGCCTGGCCAAGACCGCCGGCCGGCCGATCGTCTTCATCCGCGCCGAATCCGCCCCGCTCGGCCAGGCCGAGCAGGACTGCCGCTTCTACCTGCCGCGCCTGGCCCCGGGGGCCGGGCTGGCCACGCTGCCGCCCCTCTCCGAGAACCCTTATTTTGAGGTCCCGCCCGCCCTGGACGCCGTGTCCTCGCGGATGAAGCTCCTCCGCCGCCTCCTGGCGGCCCCGCCCGCGCTCATCGTCACGTCGCTCGGCGGCCTGCTCAAGCCGGTCCCGGGGCCGGAGGACCTGCGCGGCCTCTTCCTCGACCTCGAGGTCGGCGGCGAGGCGGACCACGACGCCCTGCTCGAGACCCTGGCCCGCTACGGCTACACCCGCGAGGACCTCATCGCCTCGCCGGGCGAATACGCCTGGCGCGGCGGCATCGTCGACGTCTTCTCGCCCTGGGAGGCCAACCCGTTCCGCATCGAGCTCGACGGGACGCGCGTCGTCTCGCTCCGCGAGTTCGACATCTCCACCCAGCGGTCCCTCAAGCGCGTCGACCGGCTGACCGTCCCGGGCCTGCGCGAGTTCCCGGCCACGCCGGAGTTCCTCGACGCCTGGAAATCCGCCGCGCACAGGCGCTCCAGGGGCTTCGCCCGCGACCTCGAGGCCAGGGCCGCCGCCTTCGACCGCGGCGACTTCGGGCCGAGCTTCGCCGCCCAGGCCCTGCTCCTGGCCGACCGCTTCGCGCCCGTGACCGACTACCTCCGCGACCCCGTCTTCGTCGTCGACAACCCCGAGGCCGTCGACGGCGAGTGGGACGGCCACGTCAAGGAGCTGCGCGACCAGTGCGCCGACCTCCTGGCCGACGGCGTCTTCGCCCTCGATCCCGAGGCCATCTTCCCGCCCCGCCTCCTGCAGCGCGTCCGGCGGGAAGCCGTCCGGTTCGAGGAGCTCGGCGCCCCCGCCCGCAAGAAGAGCTACGGCTTCTCCTTCCAGCCCGTGCCCCGCTTCGACAACAAGATCCCCTTCTTCCTCCAATATCTCAAGAAGCTCCAGGCCGAGAGCGATCTCTGCTCGATCTACCTCCTGAACGCCGGGACGCGCCAGCGCATGGCCACGCTCCTCCGCGAGAGCGATATCCCCGTCGTCGAGACCGACTCGCCCTTCGCCGTGCCGCCCCGCGACGAGGTCGCCCTGCTCCTCGGCCCCCTGCCGGGCGGCTTCAGCTATCCCCGCGAGAAGCTCGACTTCTTCGCCGAAAAGGACATCTTCACCGAGGAAAAGGTCATCGTCAGCCGGGCCTCGCGCCGGCCCTTCCTCTCCCAGTTCCAGGACCTCCGGGCCGGCGATTTCGTCGTCCACGCCGACTACGGCATCGGCGTCTTCCGCGGCCTGCGGCGGGTCGAGGTCGAGGGCCAGGGCCGCGAGTTCATCGAGCTCCACTACCGCGACGGCGACAAGCTGCTCGTGCCGGTCGAGAACCTCAACCTGGTCCAGAAGTTCTCCCAGGCCGGGGCGGAGCTCCCGCCGCTCGACAAGCTCGGCACGAACTCCTGGGAGAAGACCCGGACCCGGGCCAAGAAGGCCGTCGAGGCCGTGGCCAAGGAGCTGGTCGATCTCTACGCCAAGCGGCGGGCCGTCAAGGGCCACGCCTTCTCCTCGGGCGGGCCGTGGGACGAGGAGTTCGCCAAGACCTTCGAGTACGAGGAGACCGACGACCAGCTCCGCTCGATCCGCGAGATCCGGGCCGACATGGAGGGCCGGGCCTCCATGGACCGCCTCCTCTGCGGCGACGTCGGCTACGGCAAGACCGAGGTGGCCATGCGGGCCGCCTTCAAGGCCGTCATGGACGGCAAGCAGGTCGCCGTGCTCTGCCCGACGACCGTCCTGGCCAGCCAGCACCTGAAGACCTTCCGTGACCGGATGGTCCTCTTCCCGGTCCGCGTCGAGGCCCTGACCCGGCTCCAGTCGCCGCGCGAGCAGAAGGCTCTGCTCGAGGACTGCCGCAAGGGCTTCGTCGACATCCTCATCGGCACGCACCGGATCCTGTCCAAGGACGTCGGCTTCAAGGACCTGGGCCTGCTCATCGTCGACGAGGAGCAGCGCTTCGGGGTCGGCCACAAGGAGAAGATCAAGCAGTTCAAGGCCACGATCGACGTCCTGACCCTGACCGCGACGCCCATCCCGCGGACGCTGAACATGTCGCTCTCGGGCCTGCGCGACATCTCGCTCATCGAGACGCCGCCGCGCGACCGCCTGGCCGTCCACACGGTCGTCACCCCGTTCAACGCCAAGCTCATCGCCGCCGCGGTGCGCCAGGAGATCGGCCGGGGCGGGCAGGTCTATGTCATCCACAACCGCATCGAGGACATCGACAAGGTCGCCGAGATGGTCGTCAAGCTCGTGCCCCAGGCCCGCGTCGTCGCCGTCCACGGCCAGATGGCCGGCCCGGACCTGGAAAAGCGGATGCTCGACTTCGTCGACCGCAGGTACGACGTCCTCGTCTCGACGACCATCATCGAGAACGGCATCGACATTCCGCTCGTCAACACCCTCATCGTCGACCGGGCCGACCTCTACGGCCTGGCCCAGCTCTACCAGCTCCGCGGCCGGGTCGGCCGGTCGGCGCGGCAGGCCTACGCCTACTTCCTCGTCCCGCCCTACATCGAGCTGACCCCGCTCGCCCGCGAGCGCCTGAAGGCGCTCAAGGAGTTCAGCGAGCTCGGCTCGGGCTTCCGCCTGGCCGCCCGCGACCTCGAGATCCGCGGCGCCGGAAACCTCCTCGGCCATCGCCAGCACGGCACGATGGAGGCCGTCGGCTTCGAGTACTACATGCAGCTCCTCGACCAGGCCATCCGCGGGCTTAAGGGCGAGGTCGTCGAGGAGACGAACCCCGAGATCAATCTCAAGGTCGACATCCACGTCCCCGAGGACTACCTGCCCCAGGTCAACCTGCGCCTGAACCTCTACAAGCGGCTGGCCGCGGTCGAGAGCCTGGAGGAGATCGAGGGCATCCGGGCGGAGATCGCCGACCGCTTCGGGCCCGTCCCCGGGCCGATCGAGAACCTGCTGCGCTACGGCGCGCTCAAGCACCTGGCGACGAGGCTGCGCATCCGGTCCATCGACCGGGCCGAGCGCCGGCTGGTGATCAAGTTCCGGCCCGAGACGCCCGTGGACTGGGCCCGGGTCACGCCCCTGCTCAAGAAGCACGCCGGCTCGCTCTCGCCCGAAGGCGTCATGTCTCTGGCCCTGCGGGGGACGACGGAGCGGGACCTCCTCGATGAAACGGTCGGCGTCTTGAAGACGTTATCCAATTGA